DNA sequence from the Selenomonas timonae genome:
CGATGACGGGACGATTTGGCGATATTGGCTGTTTCAGCTTCTACCCGACGAAGAATCTCGGCGCATTCGGTGATGCGGGGGCAATCGTGACCGACGATGCCGCGCTCGTGGAGAAGATTCGCATGCTCCGTAACTACGGCAGCAAGGAAAAATATCACAACGAAATATGCGGCGTCAATTCCCGCCTGGATGAGATACACGCGGCTCTTTTGCGTGTCAAACTGGGGCATTTGCCGGAGCTGATTGAGGAGCGAAAGAAAATCGCCTCGCAGTACATGGTGGGTATTTGCAATCCACACATTGTGCTGCCTGAGACGCGGAACGGGGCTGAGCATGTCTACCACCAGTTCGTTGTGCGTACGGCAGCACGGGATCATTTCAAGGACTACCTTGCGGAAAACGGCATCGAGACGGTCATACACTATCCGATTCCGCCGCATCTGGCGGAGTGCTATGTGAACCTCGGGTACGGGCACGGCAGTTTCCCCGTGGCGGAGCGCTATGCGGATGAGGTGGTGAGCCTGCCGATGTTCAATGGAATGCGGGCAGATGAGATCGCCTATGTGATTGATACAGTCAACAGTTATTGTCCATGACCCTTGAAAGGTGAAGCTATGCGAGATCTTCGACTCGAAGGACAAAATGTGTATTTGGCGGAAGTGGAGGAGCAATACTTTCCGTATATTATTGCGTGGCGTAACGATCCTTTGAACAATCGCTATCTGAATCAGCCTTTTCTTCTTGATATGGAAAAACAGCGGGCATGGTATGAACGCTACCTGTCTGATTCTGCACAGGGGCTTCTCGTTGTCGTGGACAAGCAGATGGATACCCCGTTCGCTACGATGGGGTGGACAGATCACGATATCGAGGAAAGAGTCTGTATTACGGGGCGCCTCCTTGTCGGTGATCGTCGCTATCGCGGCAGTACGCTCTTTGCGGAGGCAACAGTTCTCTTTGCGGACTATATGTACGGGTCATTTGGTGTTGACGCCTGCTATGCGCATATTGTATGTGAAAATTTGCCCTCCATTCGCTATCATGAGAAGTATGGGTTTTGTCGGAATGATGGCATTCCCCGATTCCCAAATGAACTTATCGTTAATGGTATGCGGCAAGAGGAGTATGTTCGGTTACAAGAGAATTGGCAGGCGGTGCGTCCAAGTTTGCTGGAGCGGCTTGGTTTCTGATTGTTGCCGGATGGTTATATTCTTATTTGGAAAGAGGTATTCCCATGGGAGAATTGAAGAATCCATCGAAGTATCTGGGGAATGAGCTGAAATATCTCAGCAAGGTGTTGGAAGGGACAGCATGGTCTGCCACGACGGGCAGTTTGGTGCATGGCTTGGAGGCTGCATTTGCAGAGAAGATCGGCGTGCGTTATGGTGTTGCGGCCAATTCGGGTACATCGACGCTGCATATGGCACTTGAGGCAGTTGGTGTGGAGCCGGGGGATGAAGTGATCTCGCCTGCACTCACTGTCATTATGGATACGACGGCGACCATTCATGCGAACGCAGTGCCTGTATACTGTGATGTGGATGAACACACCTTCCTTATGGATCCCGCTGATTTCGAGCGAAAGATTACGCCGAAGACAAAGGCGGTCATTGTGGTATCGCTTTATGGGGCGTCGCCGGACTATGACCGCATTCTTTCGATTGCAAGGAAGCACAATATTGCCGTGATTGAGGATAATGCACAGGCGGTTCTCAGCACATATCACGGGAAAACGCTCGGCACCTTCGGCGATCTTGCGAGCTTCAGCTTCGAAAACTCCAAGCATATCTCCTGTGGTGAGGGCGGTATGATCATCACAGATTCTGAGATCTATGCAAAGATTGCGCGAAAATTGGGTGGGCATGGCTTCAAGAATTTGGAAGCCGATGAGGGGCGCGTTCGCTATACGAATAAGGAGATGTTCCAAAATCCTATGTATAAGCGGCATGATGCGCTCGGATGGAACTATCGTATGCCAGAGTTTACCGCAGCGGTTGCGCTCGCTCAGCTCGAGCGGGTAGAGGAGCTCGTCACTCTTCGGCAGAAGACAGCGGAAATCTTTATGGATGTGATGTCCGAATGCGACTACATGATCCCACAGGGGAATCTGCCGGATACTGTGAACTCCTACTATGCGCTTGGCGTTCTCTATGAGGGCGAGGATGCGATCGGTATTCCTTGGGCAGAGCTCCGTAAGACCTATGTGGAGATGGGCGGCGATGGTTTCTATGGCGCTTGGAGTGTGCCCTATCTCGAACCAGTCATGGCAGAACGTACCTTTGTGAAGCGGATGCCGCAGATCTACGGGGGAATCTCCTATGAGCAGGGTCTTTGCCCCGTGGCAGAGCGCATTCAGCCGAAGATCATGCAGTTCAAGACGAACTATCGTGATCTCGAATTGGCGAAGGAGAAGGCAGAGGTTCTGCGCCGACTGATCCGAAAGTATCGTTGAGCATATTGAGGGAGAGCAAATGCTGGATATTGATTTTTACATGAAGTTTGACACTGTGTATGAGCAGCTGCAGCAAGGGCAGTTTACAGATCGTCAGCAGCTGTTCGATGCGTTGGAGGCGATTCGCAGTCGAACACCGATTGTCTACAACATTGAGACAACGAACAAATGCAATATGCGCTGCGAGATGTGCCCTCGTACGACTATGATGACGCGACGCATCGAGGATATTGACCACGACACTTTTATTTCTGCCGTTCGTCAGCTTCGCCCGCATACACCGGAACTCTGGACGCGATGGAAAAGATTCTGCGAGGAGAAGTATCATATCGCAGAGGATGACCTGCCAAGTGAAAACCATTTCTTCCTGTATATCATATCCAAGGTAATCCAGCTGCATGGTTATGGTGATCCTCTGCTGGATAAGCATATGGCGGAGTATGTTCAGATCCTCACGGATCATGGGTTCCCGACCTATTTCAGCTGCAATCCGGCGAATATCGATATGGAGGCTACCTATCGGATGCTCAATGCGGGTCTCAGCTATATCAAGTATTCGATCGAGAGCGTGGATGATGCTGTCTACAAAAAAGTTCGCGGCAGTGCGGCAAATTTCTCATCAAGTTACAAAAATATATTGAAGATCCTTGACTATAAGCATGTACACGGGCTTTCGACGGTGATTGTCATTACAATGCTCGATCTCAACCGTAGGGATCAGGCGGAGGAGTATGAAAAACTCCGTCAGGCGTTTGACGGATTGGATGTCTATCTTTATCTAAAGAGTGAGGACTGCCAGTGGTATCGTCAGGATTATCATGGGACAAAATCCATTCATTGGAGTGAACCCTGCAAGCATCCATGGATGACGATGACGATCAAGTCCAATGGAGAAGCAACCATGTGCATGGAGGATTTCAACAATGAGATTATCTTTGGGGATGTGAATCAAGAGTCTCTGTATGACATCTGGAACGGTGAGCGCTATCGGGCATTCCGCTTACAGCATATCGATGTGGCAGAGGGAATCAAGTGCAAACATGAATGCGATATGAAGCTCGTTGGGGAATTCCTGTGCAGTAATGAGATAAGAATGAGCTCATAAGGGAAAGCAGTATGAATGTAGAAAAAATCAGGCTGTTCATCTCGGATGTGGACGGTACGCTGACCGACGCGGGCATGTACTACGATGAACGCGGAAACGAATGGAAGAAATTCAATACGCGCGACGGGAAGGGGCTTTCCTTCCTTCGTGCCAAGGGCATCAAGACCATGTTTCTGACGGCAGAGGATACGCCGATTGTTGCGCGGCGGGCAGAAAAGCTGAAGGTAGACTTCGTATATATGGGCATCACGGATAAGCTGGCTTTTCTGGAAGCTTTTTTCGCACAGCATCCGGCATTCAGCTTTGCGACAACGGCCTATATCGGTGATGATGTCAACGATGTTCCTGCAATGAAGCGCGTGGGAATATCGGCTGCACCTGCCGACGCTATGCCGGAGAATACACAGGTGGCTGACTATGTCTGCCATCTGCCGGGCGGCAGGGGCTGTGTGCGGGAGTTCTGTGACTATCTGCTGCATAGTGACTGAGGGATACTGAATATAGGGAGGTTTTGCTTATGATGGAGATTTGTCTCGGAGACTACATTCTCAATGAGGAGTCTGAGCCCTATTTTATTGCGGAGATCGGGATCAACCACAACGGTGATTTGCAGATTGCAAAGAAGCTGGTGGATGGCGCATATGCGGCAGGATGGAATGCGGTGAAGTTCCAAAAGCGTGAGCCGGATATCGCCGTTCCGGAGCATCAGAAAGGTGTGATGCGTGATACACCGTGGGGGCGCATGACGTATCTGGAGTATAAAAAGCGTGTCGAGTTTGGCAAGACAGAGTATGACTATATCGACCACTACTGTAGGGAGAAGCCTCTGGATTGGTCGGCATCGCCGTGGGATATGCCGAGCCTCGAGTTTTTGCTCACATATGATATTCCGTTCATCAAAATAGCATCGGCGAGCATCACACAGGATGGACTCTTGAAGGCGGTGGCCAAGTCCGGCAAACCTGTCATCATGTCAACGGGCATGAGTACGTGGGAAGAGCTGGATCATGCCGTGAACATTTTGGAGCAGCACTGCCAGAACGGCTATGTCCTGATGCATACGAACTCCACCTATCCTGCTCCAGAAAATGAACTTAATCTGAGCATGATTCAGACACTCAAGGATCGCTATCACTGCATCGTGGGGTACAGCGGGCATGAGCGTGCGCTCGAACCGACCGTTGTTGCCTTGGTGTTGGGCGCGCAGGTCATCGAGCGGCACATTACTCTGGATCATGAGATGTGGGGCACTGACCAGGCGGCGAGCTTGACGCTCCATGCGATGGATATGCTTCGCCGCAGAGCAAAGGGGCTGCGCGCCATGATCGGAAATGGAGAG
Encoded proteins:
- a CDS encoding radical SAM/SPASM domain-containing protein; protein product: MLDIDFYMKFDTVYEQLQQGQFTDRQQLFDALEAIRSRTPIVYNIETTNKCNMRCEMCPRTTMMTRRIEDIDHDTFISAVRQLRPHTPELWTRWKRFCEEKYHIAEDDLPSENHFFLYIISKVIQLHGYGDPLLDKHMAEYVQILTDHGFPTYFSCNPANIDMEATYRMLNAGLSYIKYSIESVDDAVYKKVRGSAANFSSSYKNILKILDYKHVHGLSTVIVITMLDLNRRDQAEEYEKLRQAFDGLDVYLYLKSEDCQWYRQDYHGTKSIHWSEPCKHPWMTMTIKSNGEATMCMEDFNNEIIFGDVNQESLYDIWNGERYRAFRLQHIDVAEGIKCKHECDMKLVGEFLCSNEIRMSS
- a CDS encoding KdsC family phosphatase, coding for MNVEKIRLFISDVDGTLTDAGMYYDERGNEWKKFNTRDGKGLSFLRAKGIKTMFLTAEDTPIVARRAEKLKVDFVYMGITDKLAFLEAFFAQHPAFSFATTAYIGDDVNDVPAMKRVGISAAPADAMPENTQVADYVCHLPGGRGCVREFCDYLLHSD
- a CDS encoding N-acetylneuraminate synthase family protein; its protein translation is MMEICLGDYILNEESEPYFIAEIGINHNGDLQIAKKLVDGAYAAGWNAVKFQKREPDIAVPEHQKGVMRDTPWGRMTYLEYKKRVEFGKTEYDYIDHYCREKPLDWSASPWDMPSLEFLLTYDIPFIKIASASITQDGLLKAVAKSGKPVIMSTGMSTWEELDHAVNILEQHCQNGYVLMHTNSTYPAPENELNLSMIQTLKDRYHCIVGYSGHERALEPTVVALVLGAQVIERHITLDHEMWGTDQAASLTLHAMDMLRRRAKGLRAMIGNGERMLSESELNVRKKLRG
- a CDS encoding GNAT family N-acetyltransferase translates to MRDLRLEGQNVYLAEVEEQYFPYIIAWRNDPLNNRYLNQPFLLDMEKQRAWYERYLSDSAQGLLVVVDKQMDTPFATMGWTDHDIEERVCITGRLLVGDRRYRGSTLFAEATVLFADYMYGSFGVDACYAHIVCENLPSIRYHEKYGFCRNDGIPRFPNELIVNGMRQEEYVRLQENWQAVRPSLLERLGF
- a CDS encoding DegT/DnrJ/EryC1/StrS family aminotransferase — protein: MGELKNPSKYLGNELKYLSKVLEGTAWSATTGSLVHGLEAAFAEKIGVRYGVAANSGTSTLHMALEAVGVEPGDEVISPALTVIMDTTATIHANAVPVYCDVDEHTFLMDPADFERKITPKTKAVIVVSLYGASPDYDRILSIARKHNIAVIEDNAQAVLSTYHGKTLGTFGDLASFSFENSKHISCGEGGMIITDSEIYAKIARKLGGHGFKNLEADEGRVRYTNKEMFQNPMYKRHDALGWNYRMPEFTAAVALAQLERVEELVTLRQKTAEIFMDVMSECDYMIPQGNLPDTVNSYYALGVLYEGEDAIGIPWAELRKTYVEMGGDGFYGAWSVPYLEPVMAERTFVKRMPQIYGGISYEQGLCPVAERIQPKIMQFKTNYRDLELAKEKAEVLRRLIRKYR
- a CDS encoding DegT/DnrJ/EryC1/StrS family aminotransferase — encoded protein: MNINLAVLGRQYDLHATEYEEAALRSLRSGWYIMGPELEAFEQEFAAYTGACYAVGLNSGLDALTLSAAALGIGVGDEVIVPANTYIATVLAVTANGAMPVFVEPDAYYNIDAERLEDAVTVHTRAIMPVHLYGQAVNMKPVMEIARRHHLAVIEDCAQSHGAHFGGTMTGRFGDIGCFSFYPTKNLGAFGDAGAIVTDDAALVEKIRMLRNYGSKEKYHNEICGVNSRLDEIHAALLRVKLGHLPELIEERKKIASQYMVGICNPHIVLPETRNGAEHVYHQFVVRTAARDHFKDYLAENGIETVIHYPIPPHLAECYVNLGYGHGSFPVAERYADEVVSLPMFNGMRADEIAYVIDTVNSYCP